A genomic window from Carassius gibelio isolate Cgi1373 ecotype wild population from Czech Republic chromosome A11, carGib1.2-hapl.c, whole genome shotgun sequence includes:
- the LOC128022560 gene encoding protein ABHD8-like — MFTSFVDGIFYCFTGKSINVVVPLESSEPTDGFEFVEVKPGRVLRVRHIIPDRPVVEEPGTGEGGTVSCKRKIWVYRNGQLLIENVSEATHPELVRCQNGVNTVDTDVSNCEAPTAGQAAEPTPGSAAPGQAIETKPAPQQDLQQVQRRRRKPKRSIVIDCERKITCCKGTHPDVALFFIHGVGGSLDIWGSQLDYISQLGYEVIAPDLAGHGASSAPQIPAAYTFYALAEDVRIIFQRYAKRRNILVGHSYGVSFCTFLAHEYPEQVHKVVMINGGGPTALEPSLCSVFNLPTCVLNFLSPCLTWSFLMSGFAHQGTREKKLLKENNAFNVSSFVLQSMMSGQYWPEGDEVYHAEITVPVLLVHGMYDKFVPVQEDQRMAEILLLGFLKIIDDGSHMVMMECPDVVNTLLHEFFLWQPPTASKPKQESAPTKTTTTKPPEDTTRPKTAPKSPSKSQPDLTRPTTAPKSITTGTDAPVDIRSKRVK, encoded by the exons ATGTTCACCAGTTTTGTGGATGGAATATTCTATTGCTTTACAGGGAAGTCTATTAACGTCGTGGTACCTCTCGAGTCCTCTGAGCCCACCGATGGTTTTGAATTTGTTGAGGTAAAGCCAGGAAGGGTTCTGAGAGTCCGACATATTATCCCAGACAGGCCAGTGGTTGAGGAGCCAGGGACTGGGGAAGGGGGTACGGTCAGCTGCAAGCGCAAAATCTGGGTGTACCGAAACGGACAGCTTCTGATTGAGAATGTCAGTGAGGCCACCCATCCAGAGCTGGTCCGCTGTCAGAATGGAGTCAACACTGTGGATACGGATGTTTCCAACTGTGAGGCTCCCACAGCAGGCCAGGCCGCAGAACCCACACCGGGGTCGGCGGCTCCAGGACAGGCTATAGAGACCAAACCTGCACCCCAGCAGGACCTGCAGCAAGTGCAGCGCAGACGACGCAAACCCAAACGCTCCATTGTGATAGACTGTGAGCGGAAGATCACATGCTGCAAAGGTACCCACCCTGACGTGGCCTTGTTTTTCATACATGGAGTCGGGGGGTCGCTGGATATCTGGGGAAGCCAACTGGACTATATCTCCCAACTTGGTTATGAGGTCATTGCCCCGGACCTGGCCGGCCATGGTGCAAGTTCAGCTCCACAGATTCCCGCTGCCTATACCTTTTATGCTCTGGCTGAGGATGTTAGAATCATCTTCCAGCGATATGCAAAGAGGAGGAATATTTTAGTAGGACACTCTTATGG TGTCTCTTTTTGTACCTTCCTGGCTCATGAGTATCCGGAACAAGTTCATAAAGTTGTGATGATTAACGGTGGTGGTCCCACAGCACTCGAGCCAAGTCTCTGCTCGGTCTTCAATTTGCCCACGTGTGTCCTTAATTTCCTGTCCCCGTGCCTCACCTGGAGCTTTCTCAT GTCTGGATTCGCCCATCAGGGAACGAGAGAGAAGAAACTACTAAAAGAGAACAATGCCTTCAACGTGTCTTCCTTTGTTCTGCAGTCCATGATGAGTGGACAGTACTGGCCGGAGGGCGACGAGGTTTACCATGCTGAAATCACAGTGCCTGTTCTGCTGGTTCACGGCATGTACGACAAGTTTGTACCGGTACAAGAGGACCAGCGTATGGCAGAG ATCCTCTTGCTAGGGTTCCTGAAGATCATTGATGACGGAAGTCACATGGTCATGATGGAGTGCCCGGATGTGGTTAATACTCTCTTACATGAATTCTTCCTGTGGCAGCCACCAACTGCCTCGAAACCTAAACAGGAATCAGCCCCCACAAAGACTACCACCACCAAACCTCCAGAGGACACAACAAGACCAAAAACCGCCCCCAAGTCGCCTTCCAAATCTCAGCCAGACTTGACAAGACCAACAACTGCACCAAAAAGCATCACTACTGGTACAGACGCTCCAGTGGACATCAGATCTAAGCGCGTGAAATAG
- the rps15 gene encoding 40S ribosomal protein S15 → MADAEQKKKRTFRKFTYRGVDLDQLLDMSYEQLMQLYCARQRRRLNRGLRRKQQSLLKRLRKAKKEAPPMEKPEVVKTHLRDMVILPEMVGSMVGVYNGKTFNQVEIKPEMIGHYLGEFSITYKPVKHGRPGIGATHSSRFIPLK, encoded by the exons ATG GCGGACGCCGAGCAGAAGAAGAAGCGCACCTTCAGGAAGTTCACCTACAGAGGTGTGGACCTGGACCAGCTGCTGGACATGTCCTA tGAGCAGCTGATGCAGCTGTACTGTGCCAGACAGAGGAGGAGGCTGAACCGTGGCCTCAGGAGGAAGCAGCAGTCTCTCCTCAAGCGCCTCCGCAAGGCCAAGAAGGAGGCGCCTCCGATGGAGAAACCAGAGGTGGTGAAGACTCACCTGAGAGACATGGTCATCCTGCCGGAGATGGTCGGATCCATGGTCGGCGTGTACAACGGCAAGACCTTCAACCAGGTTGAAATCAAG CCTGAGATGATTGGTCATTACCTTGGAGAGTTCTCCATCACGTACAAGCCTGTTAAACACGGCCGTCCGGGTATTGGAGCCACTCATTCTTCCCGCTTCATTCCTCTGAAGTAA